Below is a genomic region from Erigeron canadensis isolate Cc75 chromosome 7, C_canadensis_v1, whole genome shotgun sequence.
CTTTATCTAAAAGAGATGGCATGCTTATAGAGATTTATACCATACATATGCAAATGTACATCATTTACAAAGGCTTTCGCTGCCTGATTTTAGGTCGGCTTATAATGAAAGTTGTCATTCAGAAGTACAAAAACATGACAATGGCTCAATAGTTATGCGATTACACAAGCatgaaatctagcacaaagcTCCATGAAAAGAAAAGGAGTCCCAGAAACTCTTTGCCAATCTAAAACATACGAATCTGCATTGGCTCTGTATAGCTGATCAGGAAACCACGAATTAAAATGTCAAAaccaaattttacaaaaaaattataatgagATATGAGTTCTGCGGAATCTTTTGGTAAATTTTGGCTGTATGGTATTTGGTATAAATTGGATTtctatgaaaaaaatattttataaatgagGTAAATGATGTTGTCCCGGCAGATTTTAGATTCAACAAAGCTTAATAAACTAACAGGAAAGGGttaagggattagtttcctggaatgtaggAAACTttaaacgaatgtctatagtaggaaataactaaagttgtgtgtactgtatgtaaacaactcgaaataatgtttattgtatgtaagaattttgtttcaaccaattaaaatctgacaagtggcacctgtatatggttgccacgtatgttttcttacatacaataaacattttttcgagttggttacatataatacacacaactttagttttttcctactatagatattcggtcaaagatagttacattccaagaAACTAATCCTAAGGGTTAAACATGACCTGACCCGTTTTAGGTGTACAAAAACTACACAGTTTGACATCAACCCGTTTTACCCAGTCACCCAACCAACCCAACACCTGCCATTTTGTTACGTCTAATTGTTACTAGTgctttttaacattttcaatCTAATCTTCTTGTCACAGTTTGAAAGCCAGTTTTGGATTTGAGACAATTCGTAATGCATCAGTGTTCCTGACCTGAATTTCAAACTTGACATCTTCATACAAGCTGAATTTTTCCTTAAGCGAACTCTTGATCGGTGCATTCCAAGTGGTGTCTTCTCTTAGAGTAAGTTTATGGACACGCATAGGAACGGTATAGCTTCTAACTGCTGGTTTCCACATACATTTTATGTTGTAGGATCCGATCTTCTTCCACCTTACATTTAAGAACttaaggagggcaaaaacatgTCTCATAGTTTCATGTGGAGATGCACTAGACTGCATTAGTGTAAGATGGGGTAATACGAAAACATCAATGGCATGAATGTCATGGTAATTGGAAATACATAAAATGGATACAGACAATAATCACCTTGAATCCCAGCACCCAGTTGCCATGAACAGGAGGAATTGGCCTTACATAAACTTCGCGACGCTCCATACTTTTGGGTGACTAAAATAATCACATATAACATAAGAGCTATGCAATTAGCACAAATTTTAAAGGTGTTGACTAGAAATGAAAAATTGGGTGTGCCCGGATAATTTGGTAACATCTGAAAACaggttttgttttaaatttaggGCCAAAATAAGTAAGGTCAGATCGGGCAAACTAGCAGACACATTTTCCCTTGTCTTTTCttgaactttatatataaaaaatgtgttaaaattaGTCAAGAACTATATTACTGCTATGACAATCAAATCTTTATAGAAGAACAGATACTGAAAAGGTTATGTATTATGAATGCTATGGCTTATGGATGACGTTTGAGACCCATGACACATTCACTCCATTTACATTTAAATAACTTCATATTTACCCATTTTACTTGCTAGAGACAAGATTTAACTGAAATCAACCCGTTATAAAGGGGATTAAATCGGCAACTATAGTGTTTGAAACTGATTTGCCATCTTCTCAGAGGATCATGACAGTTAACCAAAACATAACACCGTGCAGAATGTTCAAACATTTTGCTACGGTCTCAAAACGGACATATAACTTTCAGTTTATGATTGCGAAAGAATGGTTTAAGTTACCAAAGATTCTTGAAGATTGTCGTTGTCATAACCATGGCTATTTAAGCTCCTAGTCAACAACATAGAATATGTAACTGTTGCCTGAAGGAAAAATAGAAGAGGCTCATCTTTGTAGTTCAGATGTATCtactaaaatcaaaataatcattTGAGATAGTTTGGTACCTGATTCTGCAACGACTTATTCAACGATGCAATCACTTCTTGAACATTAAAGCCTAAGACACCCATCTCTTCTAGAACTGGAATGTCAATCTTATCAAGTAGATACACATGATTAGATTCATGAAAATGTTTTCCTTAACAATCATATTTCATTGGGTCAATGGGATAGAGTAACAACCTAGTtgtaacaatatataattttattttccaAAAGCACAACCAAATATTGCATAACACTCAGCACAAAACCGTATTGTTGAACCAAGAAAATCCTATATAGCATTTCCTGAATTTGATGACTTTATTACCTCTTTTTCACACCATGGAGTATTGACCAAGTTGACAGCAATGTACTTTGGAAGATCTATTTGAAACCATGGGTGCTTGTATATTTCAGGAATAGATATACGTTTAACTTGATCAACGATGAGCATACGCTTAATTAAATCACGTGCTCCAAGAGACAAGTAACTTGGGCATGCAAATATTCCACTCTGATACCAAGTGAAGTGATATCATGTCAGTATAAGCTTCATTTCTAACTCAATGTATAGTACTATCTTACATACCTTTATCTTTGAATGTAAAACGGACACAATTCCATCATCAAAAGGAAGCGTTCCAGATAAAAGAGCATATAAAACAACCCCACAGCTCCAAATATCAATTTCAGGACCAGCATAAAGGCTTCCCGAGATAACCTACATTAAACATTCATTGTATATTTTCAAAACACTTGACAgatatgttggatattttagtataattgggttaacttgtttgatcagtattgtcataataatacatcatataggattggtggtgcggagtgcacgcctatttgaatttattatgaccttaggggcgaagcccttaaggtacgggggtccgggggcagcgcccctgggagcggggtccaaggggcggcagcccctggcggggtccaaggggcagagccactggctggggtcgagctgAGGGACTAAAAATGGCAATTTCGAAACCTTGCAAATAACTGCCTTCTGATGGATTTATACAACCCGTAACAAGATTTCTgatcattctttttcttctttctttctggttcttttctctcaaataataaacacacagaACGTTCTTAATTCTCtgaattgtatccgattgaatagtttgggtgaaccgccaaattgattcaatctgaaagtgattacacgcctttcagagtttgattatatccggttatctgttcgttattcacgaatttcccCAACAAGATAATGTAAGAGCTGGCCATTTGGAATCATTTACTTAATAGGTTGATATGTTTTGTGCTCTATTTCACATGGGTCAAATCAAAGAGTTAAGCTAAAAGGAGCATGGGTCAAATGGGAAAACATTTTCAAATTTGCTAATATCTATTTTTGATGCATATATGATACAACCTCTTAAGTTGTTTTCTTCAAAGATTTAGATTCTTATTATACTAATGTTGTTTTAGTAAGTATAATCAACGTGTTAATTTTTGTAATCATTATTGTACTAATAATGTTATTATACCGAAACTAAAGGAGCTAGAGGGCCAACCCAAAGAGCCCGTTTAGAGTACTAGGAATGACTTGAATCAGCATTAAactttttgacccattacccaataTGCCCGATCCACCCATCTTCCCACTCCAGTTATATAGAAATCTCACATACCTCTGGAGCAGCATAATTATGGCTTCCACAGCTAGTCTGATGAAAGTGGCCATCTCGCATAATATTAGCTAGTCCAAAATCAGCAACTTTGACATTGCCCTTTGAGTCAAGAAGTAGATTCTCTGGCTTAATATCTCGGTGAACCACCTTGTGAAGGTGGCAACTTTCAACACCTGAAATAATCTACATGGAGTAAAAGGAACAATTCAGCTGCATTCTTTTATAGTTTCTACAGATTTCATGGTTTTAGTCTAGTCATAATTCAAAATACCAGAGGCTACCATttcaaataaactttttatgAAAGGGTTGATTTTGGGTTAGATTATCTCTTAGATACAGATAACACAAAAACCATTTGCTTAAAAGAAAGGTGTCAAGGAGGTTAAACGGGTCAAAAGTGTTCCATAGTGTACTTTTAGTACATAGAACCTGTAAATGATCTTCGAATTAATAGAGGACTACTGAAATAATACAAGATTTGTGACTATTTGATACtaattatatacaaataaagGTGTTGAACTTTGGGTGAAAGTGTTCTGGGTCAACCTTGCTTAATATGTACTAAAATCATTTTAGCATTAAAGAGTGACTATTCCTTGCGAGCTGTAGAAAGTTAAATCATCGAGATACCTGCTGAATGAAATGGAGAGCCTCAGCTTCCTCAAGTCTACCTTTTTCAGTAATATGATAAAATAGTTCACCTGAATCCATATACTCCATAATTACAAATATGGCTGGACGAGTCTCTATGACCTCATAAAGGCGAACAATATGTGGATGTGAAAGGAGCCGCATTATATTTATCTCTCGTTTCACTGAAAAACCATTCACAACACCTCAGAGAAAATAAAGTATCAACCAGAATCATCCATCGAATgccttttaacttttaagtatatattCGAGACAAATGTATGAATAGTTGCCTCAAAAGATGACGTTTGAGGCAAGTCAGTCAACGGAAATGAACAAGAATACCTTTCTCGTCATCTAAATCATTTATAAAATGACGTTCAAGGATTTTGATAGCAACTTTGATCCCACTAAATTTATGTCGGCCTTCTTTAACTATGCCAAATGCTCCAAAACCAAGTGTTCTTCCTAATTTGTAGTTGGATAGAGCTGCTGCTAAGCTTTCCCAGCCACTTGTTCCCTCCATTTTACGACTGCCCATGCTTAATCCAACAAGTTATTTCTACATAACAGAACAATACATGTTTACACTACACTACACAAAGCAgaatatatcatatcatatatgtataggCATAAATAATCAAACTAAAAGTACCTTGCAAAATAATGAATTCTTTGATGATGAAGAGTTGACCGAAATGCGCACTGAATACTTTTTCAAGAGATCTCTAACAAATCACTGGTGGAGTGTTACACTTCTATGAACTTGATTTTTCATGAAGCCTCATAGATCTTAAACATTCTATAATTCATCAAAAACAGAGACGAAACCAGAATATTTGTCGAGTGGGCCAAAATAATCAGaattatttacacttttgaTTAAAATCAGAGGTTCAAATACAACTTATACTAAGCTAGAGTTACGAAGAAAAAATTAATCCAACGGTTCAAATAGACCGACTATAGTGTATGTAGCTCCCCCCCTGAACAGAAACATATAAAGTAGCAAGGGAGTATCGATTTCTCATATCTTTAACATAGGAGTTGTAGaccaatatatacaaaaaagtaCAGGAAAAATCATGGGAAAATCCGGTAAAAGAAAAAGGTGCCATGCACAGTACAATACAACATTCAGAATATAAAGACAATAAAATCATATTCTCTGCTTTTTCctaaagttattatatatataatttctgtCAAAGTCTACTACTAATAAAGCTTATCATGTTCTTTTTTAGCAAATGACAAAGAATCTGTTTTGTTTGGTCGTCCCATCAAATGATGATAACAAAGGTCTTTTATTGTCCCATGTCCTATATTAAACTAATAATGTGGAgcaaaatattgttaaaaaggTTATCTGTTGTATTAAttgattttaactttttagaaaatgataaaCATAGTCCGGGAGTAAATTAAATAGCTTATTATGCGCATAAAATGATGGACATTAGATCATAATcctaatgttcaaaaaaaagatCATAATCCATAAATCTAGTAATTGGTAGAATGTTAAATGTGTATATCATTTACAAATGTAATATCTTTTAAACGCGGTAATGTACGCAAAAAGAATTTCCATTCCTTTACTCCCGTCTCATTGCCTATGTATGTAAGTATGTTCGCATGAATTTACATGAAACTTTATTATTCTACACGCAAATTTgacaataaaatttaaaaatatgaaactgTTTTAATAGAACCTTTTAGATAATCCTTCTTTGTAAATGAGAATTACTAGAAAATGCTGAGACCATTAGTGGAAGGACCGACGGCAATTATATCCTATGTAAGAGTACGTTTACTTGGAAATTTGAGGACTCTTTCGCATCATGCTAACTTAGTACCAGGCCTGTGTAAAAAAAGAacttcaaatctcaactaccTCGTTGGGTGATAGCTTGATGGGGATGGTGTCAAAATAGCCACATAACAAGTTAATACTATTGAAGTAAAAAAGTACATAACAAGTTAATACTATAGAAGTACACTACATCAACCAGACTGTTAAAAAATTAGAGAACAAAGCGACAAACTGAATTGCCCGTTTAGCAATATTTTACCCATCGAATTGTAATTAGAATATGATGTCGCTCATAATGAGCCCTGTTCAGAATAGCAAGTTATGCATTCATCAATGACTTGGCAAAAGCTTCAAAGCATCGAGCTAACATGTAAGCTAAAACTACAATGCAATTCCATATGGGAGTGTTGCATTTGCATTTGATTAAACTTAAAAGAGCAGAATTTAAGTTCAAAATACACATTCTGAAAGTCAAGTTAAAGATGAGGTAAACAGAGATCTTCCAACAATTAGTTAATTACAATCACCAACCACCACTACGTCCACCACCGCGACCACTATCACGGCCACCACCAGACCATCCACCACGGCCACGGCCACCATCACGACCACCACCAGACCATCCACCACGGCCACGACCACCATCACGGCCACCGCCACGGCCACCACTGGACCATCCTGAATTATCTGCATCGCCATCACCTGAACCAAAAGCATTGTTATTCTTCTGCCCCCAActgccaccaccgccaccagaCCATCCACCACTAGCTCCTCCTTCAGACTGTGTTGTGTTTTTCTGGCTACTTCCCCAACCACTTTTATCTGCATCCTTATTGGCATCACCAAAACCAGAAGTGTTACCAGTTTTTTGCCCCCAACTGCCACCACCAGACCATCCACCACTTCCTCCCGATTCAGGTTGCTCTGTGCTTTTCTTGTTGCCGCCCCATCCACTACTATCTCCTTCCCTGTTAGCATCACCAAAACCAGAAGCACCACTATTCTTCTGACCCCAACTGCTACCGCCTCCACCACTTGCACCACCACCCGACCATCCACCACTtcctccagtttcactggtctTCTTGCCACCCCACCCACCACTACCTGCATCCACGTCAGCATTACCTGAATCGGAAGCACCAATATTTTTCTTTCCCCAACTTCCACCACCTCCTCCACCTCCTCCACCTGCACCACCACTAGACCACCCACCACTTCCACCTGCTTCGGTCTTCTTACCACCACCCCAACCCGTGTTACCTGCATCCACATTGGCGTCACCCGAACAAGTAACAGTATCCTCCTTCCCCCAACCTCCTCCACCAGCACCGCCAGCAGACCATCCGCCACTCCCTCCGGCTTCACTTGTCTTTTTACTAGCACCCCACCCGTCACTACCTGCATCCAAATTGGCATCACCTGAACCAGAAGCGTCACTATTCTTCTTCCCCCAGCttccaccgccaccaccaccagcagACCATCCACCAGTTCCTCCTGCATCAGCGCTCTTCTTACTGCCACCCCACCCAGAATTATCATCTGCTTTGGTATCATCTGAACCAGAAGCTTCACTGTTTTTCTTCCCCCAACttccaccaccgccactagacCATCCACCGCCACCTTCAGCTTCAGTACTCTTCTTACTACCACCCCACCCACCACTACCTGGATCCACATTATCATCAGCATCGCTATTCTTCTTGCCCCAACTGCTACCACCTCCTCCACCACTTCCACCACCACCCCAGCTGCTACCCCCACCAGCATCaccactgccaccaccaccccAGCTgctaccaccaccgccgccactcCCCCAGCCACCAGCAGAAGCATCTTGTGAATCATCTTTAGAACCCCACGTTTGACCACCTCCATAACCCGAATCCTGATTTTCACTGTCATCATCATTGCCTCTTCCTCTTCCTCGCCCCCTTCCTCTTCCTCTTCCCCGTCCTCTTCCTCGCCCACGACCACCGCTATCTTGATTGTCAGATCCACCCCAACCACCAGTCGCCTCAGAACGAATCGTTTCACGGGGATCATCAATGTGCTTTTGGAAATACGCTACTAACCGATCAACTTCCTCGAACATATTCTTCCGGAATCTAAACCCTTTTGGGTACAGCCCAATATACTCGTGATGTGTATTGGAAGTCCGTATGTATGTTAAGATGAATGTGCCCGGATGTTCGTGAGATACACCAAAAGAATAAACAATTCTCGAAGGGTGTTCAGATTTTTCCTTCCTCAAAATCTCATCTACCTCAGCTTTTGTCCCATGCTTAAACATTCTGTAACCTAGCATTTTCTTCAGATTAGCTACCAAAGGATCACGATATCGAGAAATTACCTGCAGACAGAAATGTTTAATGAAATAATGTATATAGAAACTTAGAAACTTATATTGCATATCAGTAATTCAGTATATAAATTTTAGAAACTGACCTCATCAAGATCTGCAAATACATCCTCTCCTATTTTTAGTGTTTTCCCAAGGCGAAGCAAGCTTGTGATATCCTTGTGATCTTTTTCACCTTCTAGGATGTCCTTGTGAGCATACACCCCATTGTTAACTTTGAGAGTCAATGTTAAATATGACGGTCCACGAGAGCTAGGACGGAGGAGACTCTCACCAGGTTCTTTCTCGGACAACAACTATaaaaacaagtgtatatatatatatatcagcaACAAAAAGTAATTATAATGACACAGTTATACGAGTAAAGAATGATTACACTAACCTCTATTGCCTCATCTATAGTAACATTTTTGAAGTGAGGATGAACAATCATTCTTGGTTTAAAAAGTTTCTTTGTTATATCTTTCAATTTATTAGGCTTTTCATTTCCAGTTACTGAAGTTTCACGAGCTTCATTAAAATAAGGATCCACGGGTTTATCATTCTCAGAAGACCAATTCCTCCTCATGTGACTTTCCTTACAGCTAAGAAAAACCTGGTATCTATCTTTCATGATTGACTTGATTTTACAAGTCAAAGTTTGACCTTCCTTCAACTTATCAGTCAACTCATCATCCTGACAATCATCACTAAAATCTTCCTTGTTAAGCATACCACTCAACCCCGAATCAAGACTACATATTGCCCTCTGGGGTAGCACCCGGCGAACTGTGACCCTCACAATTCTTCCTTCAGAAAGAGTGTTATCTGTCTCTCCTGAAATCATGGAAAACTCTTCATCTTGGCTCGGTTCCACGAATTCTCTTCGACATTCCTGAAAACCATGCATCAGCTCAAGTTTTATAAGACCAATTGTGTCTTTCTTATTTTCCAGTTTCTTGGATTTGGCGTATGTATCTACTTCGAGACTCTTCAATAGATTAGGGTTTTGTCTCACATGCTCCAAAGCCATCTCGATCgtatcatcatcctcatcatcgaTGACATCTTCATTTACATCTGCACGATAAATATCTTTAGCTAACTCCTGTGCATGACAATATGCTTCTGGGTGGATTCTTGTATCGTCCAATAACTCAATCAACTGACTGCTACTCACAGCATTTCCGATTCGCCGAACACGTAAGAAACCAACAACATTTATGAAAACTTTCCTACCAAGACCATGGTTTAATAAGTCCTTTCGAGTGTATATAGAGCCAGACCGCACCAACGAACGTTGTAAAGAAGCCGCCTTTGTGGGTCCCAGCCCGGAAATGAACTGTAGGGGAGCAAATAACCATTCGTGACATATAGCCAAATTAATATCAAGCCCAACTTGGTTAGTGACATCCACCATAACTTGTTCAACTATCCTATACTTCTCATCAGAAGTAAGAAAGCTTTCTAAAGCAGTAAGTTTCCAGGAGAGTATTTCCTTCCCTTGCCCACAAAGAGTTGCAGCCATTGCTGATGGATTTTGAAGATAACGTCCAAGGGCAGCAGCACGCTTAACAATCCCTAAAAATGTTAACTCTCAAAAGTTAGAGATACACTGATAAGATCCAAAAGTAGCAGTGAGTAACAGATTACTAATGGGTTCAGTTTAAAATAGGTGACCTGTTATGCAGGTCAAAGTTGGGTGGACATGTTTTGTGGTAAACTATAGTAAAGAATTTTATAGCTAGTGTGTAAGATATGATTACAAATACTATATTATATCAGTGAAGATCCATTATTGACTGACTTGGAAGGGATTgtggattaaaaaaaaccttttggTGGCCTTCAACCTCTTTGGTTTTTAACTATTTGTTACATCATATTGATgttaccaaaaacaaaaaaatccaGCCCAAAATTAACCCAAGGATCAGTAAATGTGTTAAATTTGGCGCCTCAATAAGATTTCATCAAAGATAAAAACTTAAGGTACTTGCCAGATTGAGATTGAAGCTGCTCTGATGCTATTTCTGAATTTTCATACAAGCGAGGAAGAGACTCGTCACCATATACAATGTTTAGACCATCCATGCCAGAGTCAGCATCAATCACCTTCAGAATAATCTGATAAATAATAACAGAATT
It encodes:
- the LOC122608083 gene encoding SNF1-related protein kinase catalytic subunit alpha KIN10-like is translated as MEGTSGWESLAAALSNYKLGRTLGFGAFGIVKEGRHKFSGIKVAIKILERHFINDLDDEKVKREINIMRLLSHPHIVRLYEVIETRPAIFVIMEYMDSGELFYHITEKGRLEEAEALHFIQQIISGVESCHLHKVVHRDIKPENLLLDSKGNVKVADFGLANIMRDGHFHQTSCGSHNYAAPEVISGSLYAGPEIDIWSCGVVLYALLSGTLPFDDGIVSVLHSKIKSGIFACPSYLSLGARDLIKRMLIVDQVKRISIPEIYKHPWFQIDLPKYIAVNLVNTPWCEKEIDIPVLEEMGVLGFNVQEVIASLNKSLQNQATVTYSMLLTRSLNSHGYDNDNLQESLSPKSMERREVYVRPIPPVHGNWVLGFKSSASPHETMRHVFALLKFLNVRWKKIGSYNIKCMWKPAVRSYTVPMRVHKLTLREDTTWNAPIKSSLKEKFSLYEDVKFEIQLYRANADSYVLDWQRVSGTPFLFMELCARFHACVIA
- the LOC122606842 gene encoding transcription elongation factor SPT6-like, producing MARKKRMSKREVEVSETVELEDSEDEDEDLDKFENDGFIVNDVDDDDEEDKANFDNGKQKKRKKKRESRRPMVLDDDDLELIEENTGSRRPKPEGSYKRLKKTRSGADEGPSGVFDDLFGADDDGSAEEDEMADFIVDDDMEIKENVDSARGHNVKKKKSKSASGVSSRDVYRDLDDLRTMGLTKVSKFDETSESKEAKVEDEFEPIVNSEKYMTKKSDLILKTDIPERMQISEELTGPRPKDNASIDRESSWILNQLKKSNGGRTTEEGNENESSILKEDVKRFLELVHIEKLDVPFIAMYRKEECQSLFKEQEVQDLENQFDSDQKPSLRWHKALWTIMELDKKWLLLQKRKSALQLYYNKRFEEDRSIYDETRNHLDQKFFESIIKSLKVAETEKEVDDVDSKFNLHFPPGDVVDEGEYKRPKRKSRYDMCSEAGLRQVVNKFGYTPEEFGLFISLEQMRDDLEDDTETPEDVASRFTCSSFENPQAVLGGAKHMAAVEISCEPFVRKHVRSIFMDNATLSTSPTADGKLAIDAHHQFAGIKWLKDKPLTKFEDAQWLLIQKAEEEKLIQVSLKLPTPIHDKLISDAHVSYLNNGVNKYSQLWNEQRKQIIKDSFDGLLLPSMEKEARALLTSKAKSWLLMEYGRLLWNKVSVAPYKKQGLDGNSSENPPRVMACCWGPGRPATTFVMLDSFGEVLDVLSAGSLSVRGQSVNDQQRKKNDQQRIWKFMADHKPSVVVLGAVSVPCSRLKEDIYEIILKVIDADSGMDGLNIVYGDESLPRLYENSEIASEQLQSQSGIVKRAAALGRYLQNPSAMAATLCGQGKEILSWKLTALESFLTSDEKYRIVEQVMVDVTNQVGLDINLAICHEWLFAPLQFISGLGPTKAASLQRSLVRSGSIYTRKDLLNHGLGRKVFINVVGFLRVRRIGNAVSSSQLIELLDDTRIHPEAYCHAQELAKDIYRADVNEDVIDDEDDDTIEMALEHVRQNPNLLKSLEVDTYAKSKKLENKKDTIGLIKLELMHGFQECRREFVEPSQDEEFSMISGETDNTLSEGRIVRVTVRRVLPQRAICSLDSGLSGMLNKEDFSDDCQDDELTDKLKEGQTLTCKIKSIMKDRYQVFLSCKESHMRRNWSSENDKPVDPYFNEARETSVTGNEKPNKLKDITKKLFKPRMIVHPHFKNVTIDEAIELLSEKEPGESLLRPSSRGPSYLTLTLKVNNGVYAHKDILEGEKDHKDITSLLRLGKTLKIGEDVFADLDEVISRYRDPLVANLKKMLGYRMFKHGTKAEVDEILRKEKSEHPSRIVYSFGVSHEHPGTFILTYIRTSNTHHEYIGLYPKGFRFRKNMFEEVDRLVAYFQKHIDDPRETIRSEATGGWGGSDNQDSGGRGRGRGRGRGRGRGRGRGRGNDDDSENQDSGYGGGQTWGSKDDSQDASAGGWGSGGGGGSSWGGGGSGDAGGGSSWGGGGSGGGGGSSWGKKNSDADDNVDPGSGGWGGSKKSTEAEGGGGWSSGGGGSWGKKNSEASGSDDTKADDNSGWGGSKKSADAGGTGGWSAGGGGGGSWGKKNSDASGSGDANLDAGSDGWGASKKTSEAGGSGGWSAGGAGGGGWGKEDTVTCSGDANVDAGNTGWGGGKKTEAGGSGGWSSGGAGGGGGGGGGSWGKKNIGASDSGNADVDAGSGGWGGKKTSETGGSGGWSGGGASGGGGSSWGQKNSGASGFGDANREGDSSGWGGNKKSTEQPESGGSGGWSGGGSWGQKTGNTSGFGDANKDADKSGWGSSQKNTTQSEGGASGGWSGGGGGSWGQKNNNAFGSGDGDADNSGWSSGGRGGGRDGGRGRGGWSGGGRDGGRGRGGWSGGGRDSGRGGGRSGGW